In Vigna radiata var. radiata cultivar VC1973A chromosome 3, Vradiata_ver6, whole genome shotgun sequence, the following proteins share a genomic window:
- the LOC106758025 gene encoding protein LEO1 homolog: MGGEEKRHQMMQNLFGDQSEEEEELDVDSEHESNPQLNYPSDEGEGMGEQEGEGEVEGQGEVEVESDGDGEGEHDRESEGEREQSSQEVEVGEREESEGRDSDSDAKDDGYSQRGVTSKRRDDVVESGSERSEENHYDHHDDEEEEVDEARSPSVSPRDEKEDETRDLHSAPEIRDVFGDFDDDEEEEMGYAVQQDIEQDSNRYPVEEEGSYGKNLRPEDILADEDHQYDSEEENFEIKTKEKPLGPPLELEVPLRPPPARPDKMNMIKVSNIMGVDPKPFDPKTYVEEDTFVTDESGARKRIRLENNIVRWRTARNPDGTTSYESNARFVRWSDGSLQLLIGNEVLDISVQDAQHDQAHLFLRHGKGILQSQGRLLRKMRFMPSSLSSNSHRLLTALVDSRHKKVYKVKNCITDIDPEREKEEKEKAESQNIRANVLLNRKREKVSRKYTPAVDRRRQLSPGFLEDALDEEDEADYYDSRRSQRRFEDDLEVEARAEKRIMNAKKSQGPRDIPRKSSFPPAKSSRNPVGYQDDEREESEYETEEEEDERPPPRKRDEDTEPEYEDNEEEEDHYEEAEQVNDASDEEEEEEPKQKSKEFRGSAKRKGFESDEESPPRKTTTHRRMAVVYDSDEE; the protein is encoded by the exons ATGGGAGGTGAGGAGAAGCGCCACCAGATGATGCAGAACCTCTTCGGCGACCAATCCGAGGAGGAGGAAGAGCTCGACGTCGATTCCGAGCACGAATCGAATCCCCAACTCAATTACCCCTCC GACGAGGGAGAGGGAATGGGGGAGCAAGAGGGAGAGGGCGAGGTGGAGGGCCAGGGGGAGGTGGAAGTCGAGAGCGACGGAGACGGAGAAGGAGAACACGATCGCGAAAGCGAGGGCGAGAGGGAGCAGAGTTCGCAAGAGGTGGAAGTTGGAGAGAGAGAGGAGAGTGAGGGAAGAGACTCGGATAGTGACGCCAAAGATGACGGGTATAGCCAGCGTGGCGTCACGAGTAAGCGCCGCGATGACGTCGTTGAGAGCGGATCTGAAAGGTCGGAGGAGAATCATTACGATCACCACGACGATGAGGAGGAAGAAGTCGACGAAGCTAGAAGCCCCAG tGTGTCGCCcagagatgaaaaagaagatgaGACTCGTGACTTGCATTCGGCCCCTGAAATTCGTGATGTATTTggtgattttgatgatgatgaagaagaggaaatgGGGTATGCTGTTCAGCAGGACATTGAACAAGATTCAAAT AGATATCCTGTGGAGGAGGAAGGAAGCTATGGAAAGAACCTGAGACCAGAAGATATACTTGCTGATGAAGATCATCAGTATGATTCAGAGGAGGAAAACTTTGAGATAAAAACTAAAGAGAAGCCACTTGGCCCCCCTTTAGAATTGGAAGTTCCATTACGACCTCCTCCAGCTCGTCCGGACAAG ATGAACATGATTAAAGTTTCCAATATTATGGGTGTTGACCCTAAACCATTTGATCCTAAAACATATGTGGAAGAGGATACTTTTGTAACTGATGAATCTGGAGCCAGAAAGCGAATAAGGTTGGAGAATAATATTGTACGTTGGAGGACTGCTAGAAATCCTGATGGCACAACATCT TATGAAAGCAATGCCCGCTTTGTGAGATGGTCCGATGGCAGCCTGCAGCTTTTAATTGGGAATGAAGTTCTTGACATATCAGTGCAAGATGCACAGCATGATCAAGCACATCTTTTCCTTAGACACGGAAAG GGAATCCTTCAATCACAAGGAAGGCTATTGAGGAAAATGAGGTTTATGCCATCTTCCTTGTCTTCAAATTCTCATCGGCTGTTGACTGCCCTTGTTGACTCAAGGCATAAGAAGGTTTACAAGGTTAAAAACTGCATTACCGACATTGATCCTGAGAgggaaaaagaggaaaaagagaag GCTGAAAGTCAAAATATTCGGGCTAATGTGCTTCTTAACCGAAAGCGTGAGAAGGTGAGCCGGAAGTATACTCCAGCTGTGGATAGGAGGCGACAACTTTCTCCTGGGTTTTTAGAGGATGCATTGGATGAG GAGGATGAAGCAGATTACTATGATTCTCGTAGATCTCAGCGCCGCTTTGAGGATGATTTGGAAGTGGAAGCCCGAGCAGAGAAACGAATTATGAATGCTAAAAAG TCACAGGGACCTAGAGACATCCCTCGCAAGTCTTCTTTCCCACCTGCTAAATCCTCCCGAAATCCAGTGGGTTACCAGGATGATGAGAGAGAGGAGTCTGAGTATGAAAccgaggaagaggaagatgagaggCCTCCTCCACGCAAGAGGGATGAGGATACTGAGCCAGAGTATGAGgacaatgaagaagaagaagatcacTATGAAGAGGCAGAACAAGTTAATGATGCCTCAgatgaggaggaagaggag GAACCAAAGCAAAAGAGTAAGGAGTTTAGAGGCAGTGCCAAGAGGAAGGGATTTGAATCAGATGAGGAGTCTCCTCCAAGGAAAACAACCACCCATCGACGGATGGCAGTTGTGTATGATAGTGATGAGGAATAA